The genome window CCAATGTTCAGCCTTGCTGGCATCGCAATTATCTTCCTTGATCAACCGGAGTTTACAGGTACTGATCCAGACAACGAACCATGCATGACTCAAATCAAACCTTACCCTTCTGGTCTTCGATTTTCTGGAACGAAGTGAACCACCGCTTCCAGGAGGCGTCACCCTGCTGCTCAATCCACGACAGGAAGCAGCTGTCCAGGAGGCAGAACAAGTTCACATACAGGAGCTGGTACCGCACGGGAACGAAGCGGAAGTTCGCGATCTGCACAGCAGGCCAGATGGTTCCGCCTAACACCAGAGCCGGAATGAAGTCCCTCTTCACGTCCTCCTTCACCTGCTCTATGCTCCTTCCTTGACCCAGACCAACATATGAGAAGAACAGGAGGAGGTCTAGTGGTCCGAAGAGGAATCCATCCGCGGCAACTTTTGAGGCGACGAATTTGAACGTGTTAGGCTGAAACCTCCGCCGGATGATGCGATCCAGGTATTCATACCTATACAACAAAACCAAAGCCTTAGTGACAGATATTGATGCTGCCAACAACATCTCATATAGCAGTCCAATTCACAATAGTTCGCCCGTATTTTTCACTCCAAAAAATAAGGAGAGAACTGCTTTCAtctctttttttttctcgaaaacgcGGGAGAACtgtgcatcattatattaagaagaaaatttGGGCCCTAGAGGGGCAGTACAGTACACCCGTACCACAAGATCTTACCTACCTTTTGCAAATGAACAAATTGCAGCAG of Zea mays cultivar B73 chromosome 8, Zm-B73-REFERENCE-NAM-5.0, whole genome shotgun sequence contains these proteins:
- the LOC100285507 gene encoding mpv17 protein (The RefSeq protein has 1 substitution compared to this genomic sequence), with translation MRRLWRWYQQCLAAHPVRTQVVSSGILWGLGDIGAQTVTYYSASPDRRGHDSSPPDPEDKDNKDNKEFKVDWKRVGITSSFGFAFVGPVGHYWYEYLDRIIRRRFQPNTFKFVASKVAADGFLFGPLDLLLFFSYVGLGQGRSIEQVKEDVKRDFIPALVLGGTIWPAVQIANFRFVPVRYQLLYVNLFCLLDSCFLSWIEQQGDASGKRWFTSFQKIEDQKGKV